A window of the Helianthus annuus cultivar XRQ/B chromosome 4, HanXRQr2.0-SUNRISE, whole genome shotgun sequence genome harbors these coding sequences:
- the LOC110937132 gene encoding uncharacterized protein LOC110937132, whose translation MVKKICSFQWIVALGFLLLAATSVSSKNHGNQANDLVDVINKNRTAKKLPQLNNSPGLGCIALQYIKECRANCSENNTVNCKPPENDFTEIFAPNCGVELPTFGTISGLIVGCQQKHLDPPEAFSRVLIHNNRTLSVIHNKTHTEVGVGIVHAKSHKGPYLWCALFGSNKKNSTFVLEDLGKGIEQKEGCYSGNGVSCSSGGRNGHFVFAINCVWTLVFCFLVLIRTGFF comes from the exons ATGGTAAAGAAGATTTGTAGTTTCCAGTGGATTGTTGCTCTAGGGTTTCTGCTACTTGCTGCTACTTCTGTTTCATCCAAGAATCATG GAAATCAAGCAAACGACCTTGTTGACGTTATCAACAAGAACCGAACAGCAAAAAAGCTTCCACAACTAAACAACAGTCCGGGTCTCGGCTGCATAGCCTTACAATACATAAAAGAATGCAGAGCCAACTGCAGTGAAAACAACACGGTCAACTGTAAACCACCAGAAAACGACTTCACCGAAATATTCGCCCCAAATTGTGGGGTCGAGCTTCCTACATTTGGCACAATCTCGGGACTCATTGTCGGCTGTCAACAAAAGCATCTAGACCCCCCAGAAGCCTTCTCGCGGGTGCTCATCCACAACAACAGAACGCTTTCAGTCATACACAATAAGACGCATACTGAAGTTGGAGTCGGGATTGTGCATGCGAAAAGTCATAAAGGCCCTTACTTGTGGTGTGCTTTGTTTGGCAGTAATAAAAAGAACTCTACTTTTGTTCTTGAAGATCTTGGCAAAGGGATTGAGCAGAAGGAAGGGTGTTACAGTGGGAATGGTGTTTCTTGCAGCTCGGGAGGGCGAAATGGTCATTTTGTATTTGCAATAAACTGTGTTTGGACATTGGTTTTCTGTTTtcttgtattgattagaactGGTTTCTTTTAA
- the LOC118491136 gene encoding uncharacterized protein LOC118491136 isoform X2, with amino-acid sequence MIHVSSRRLESPINSIENVAPASVESISSAGVSSSFFGSEPVCTSSKSSVSEPEGSESHPIEEPVVGNHGSDPVTGFDPQSVVNEGTSLSSSTNIAQENLDSEENSGQNHSDVNPRSADSNARAVLVLSDSFLSLRMFGSSITTSGTGILVVESGSISPDAFSSGVSESNIRESRRNFGGFFGPISSRRRYRRESDFPSLFSTNVDDFGSRDRWLLDIGDDHHHHGYRSHGRNEERRHFRSQMSERGLGGVDEHARLCASGLHRDGTCSCGSSFMDEEAGALGTISRVVLLAQALSEVLDEIHRQPLSLSMPMLSLPAPESVVDSFLLKSHKKMNASESGPNYVQQCYICLVDYEEGDKIRVLPCQHEYHAPCVDKWLKEVNGVCPVCRCNVCDTHADDTQASVSTSELPA; translated from the exons ATGATTCACGTCAGCAGCAGACGG TTGGAATCCCCTATCAACTCCATAGAAAACGTTGCTCCTGCTAGTGTTGAATCTATAAGTTCTGCAGGCGTTTCCTCTTCATTCTTTGGTTCTGAACCAGTGTGCACAAGCTCTAAATCTTCAGTGTCAGAACCCGAAGGGTCCGAAAGTCATCCTATCGAAGAACCCGTTGTGGGAAATCATGGGTCGGACCCGGTTACCGGGTTTGACCCACAAAGTGTAGTGAATGAAGGTACGTCCCTGAGTTCTTCCACCAATATAGCTCAAGAAAATCTCGATTCTGAAGAAAATTCAGGGCAGAATCATAGCGATGTAAACCCTAGGAGTGCGGATTCCAATGCACGGGCGGTGTTGGTTCTTTCTGATTCTTTTCTGAGTCTTCGGATGTTTGGAAGTAGTATAACAACTTCTGGTACGGGAATACTTGTTGTGGAATCGGGGAGTATATCTCCTGATGCGTTTTCCAGTGGTGTTTCGGAAAGTAATATTCGTGAATCGAGAAGGAATTTTGGTGGGTTTTTTGGGCCTATTTCTTCTAGACGCAGGTATCGAAGGGAAAGTGATTTTCCGTCACTTTTTTCAACTAATGTTGATGATTTTGGATCCCGTGATCGATGGCTTCTTGATATTGGTGATGACCATCATCATCATGGTTATAGAAGTCATGGTAGAAATGAAGAGAGAAGGCACTTTAGATCACAG ATGTCAGAAAGAGGTTTAGGTGGTGTTGATGAACACGCTAGGCTATGTGCATCTGGGCTGCATCGCGATGGAACATGCTCGTGTGGCTCGTCTTTCATGGATGAAGAGGCTGGTGCACTTGGAACTATATCCCGTGTGGTTTTGCTTGCGCAGGCTTTGTCTGAG GTACTGGATGAAATCCACAGGCAGCCTCTATCATTATCAATGCCAATGCTCTCACTACCTGCCCCCGAGTCTGTTGTGGATTCGTTTCTTCTTAAAAGTCACAAGAAGATGAACGCATCCGAAAGTGGCCCAAATTATGTGCAACA GTGCTACATTTGTCTGGTTGATTATGAGGAAGGAGATAAAATTAGGGTTCTTCCTTGCCAACATGAATATCATGCCCCTTGTGTCGATAAATGGCTTAAAGAAGTCAACGG CGTGTGCCCGGTTTGTAGATGCAATGTTTGTGACACACATGCAGACGACACCCAGGCTTCGGTTTCGACTTCAGAACTCCCAGCTTGA
- the LOC118491136 gene encoding uncharacterized protein LOC118491136 isoform X1 — MGSTTSRIGSDRSSHPSRMKRTKRLLSSLLLCGRNPNSNPHPTVLELESPINSIENVAPASVESISSAGVSSSFFGSEPVCTSSKSSVSEPEGSESHPIEEPVVGNHGSDPVTGFDPQSVVNEGTSLSSSTNIAQENLDSEENSGQNHSDVNPRSADSNARAVLVLSDSFLSLRMFGSSITTSGTGILVVESGSISPDAFSSGVSESNIRESRRNFGGFFGPISSRRRYRRESDFPSLFSTNVDDFGSRDRWLLDIGDDHHHHGYRSHGRNEERRHFRSQMSERGLGGVDEHARLCASGLHRDGTCSCGSSFMDEEAGALGTISRVVLLAQALSEVLDEIHRQPLSLSMPMLSLPAPESVVDSFLLKSHKKMNASESGPNYVQQCYICLVDYEEGDKIRVLPCQHEYHAPCVDKWLKEVNGVCPVCRCNVCDTHADDTQASVSTSELPA, encoded by the exons ATGGGTTCCACAACCAGTCGAATCGGGTCGGATCGTTCTTCACACCCATCAAGAATGAAGCGAACTAAGCGACTTCTATCTTCTCTACTCCTATGCGGCCGTAACCCCAACTCAAATCCTCATCCAACTGTCTTAGAG TTGGAATCCCCTATCAACTCCATAGAAAACGTTGCTCCTGCTAGTGTTGAATCTATAAGTTCTGCAGGCGTTTCCTCTTCATTCTTTGGTTCTGAACCAGTGTGCACAAGCTCTAAATCTTCAGTGTCAGAACCCGAAGGGTCCGAAAGTCATCCTATCGAAGAACCCGTTGTGGGAAATCATGGGTCGGACCCGGTTACCGGGTTTGACCCACAAAGTGTAGTGAATGAAGGTACGTCCCTGAGTTCTTCCACCAATATAGCTCAAGAAAATCTCGATTCTGAAGAAAATTCAGGGCAGAATCATAGCGATGTAAACCCTAGGAGTGCGGATTCCAATGCACGGGCGGTGTTGGTTCTTTCTGATTCTTTTCTGAGTCTTCGGATGTTTGGAAGTAGTATAACAACTTCTGGTACGGGAATACTTGTTGTGGAATCGGGGAGTATATCTCCTGATGCGTTTTCCAGTGGTGTTTCGGAAAGTAATATTCGTGAATCGAGAAGGAATTTTGGTGGGTTTTTTGGGCCTATTTCTTCTAGACGCAGGTATCGAAGGGAAAGTGATTTTCCGTCACTTTTTTCAACTAATGTTGATGATTTTGGATCCCGTGATCGATGGCTTCTTGATATTGGTGATGACCATCATCATCATGGTTATAGAAGTCATGGTAGAAATGAAGAGAGAAGGCACTTTAGATCACAG ATGTCAGAAAGAGGTTTAGGTGGTGTTGATGAACACGCTAGGCTATGTGCATCTGGGCTGCATCGCGATGGAACATGCTCGTGTGGCTCGTCTTTCATGGATGAAGAGGCTGGTGCACTTGGAACTATATCCCGTGTGGTTTTGCTTGCGCAGGCTTTGTCTGAG GTACTGGATGAAATCCACAGGCAGCCTCTATCATTATCAATGCCAATGCTCTCACTACCTGCCCCCGAGTCTGTTGTGGATTCGTTTCTTCTTAAAAGTCACAAGAAGATGAACGCATCCGAAAGTGGCCCAAATTATGTGCAACA GTGCTACATTTGTCTGGTTGATTATGAGGAAGGAGATAAAATTAGGGTTCTTCCTTGCCAACATGAATATCATGCCCCTTGTGTCGATAAATGGCTTAAAGAAGTCAACGG CGTGTGCCCGGTTTGTAGATGCAATGTTTGTGACACACATGCAGACGACACCCAGGCTTCGGTTTCGACTTCAGAACTCCCAGCTTGA
- the LOC118491137 gene encoding 6-hydroxynicotinate 3-monooxygenase-like has translation MRESKGRAVVVGGSIAGVSAVHSLLSAGWEVVVLEKTTAPPTGSPTGAGLGLDPLSQSIIKSWLPHQQSDLLLNTHTLPLTIDQNQATDAEKKISRVLARDESFNFRAAYWSDLHNLLYNALPPDIFYWGHVYQSFSVSDDKNTVKVQSKVVQTGNVVEFEGDLLVAADGCLSSIRQAFLPDLKLRYSGYCAWRGVLDLSSDEKSDIFAGLQNVYQDLGKCLYFDLGSGTHSVFYELLNKKINWIWYVNQPEPQLKGNSVTMKVSNDMIKKMQEEAEKTWVPELVRVIKETKEPFLNVIYDCDPLQQIVWDRVVLIGDAAHPTTPHGVRSTNMSILDAAVLGQCLMKSGVEKLGVCLEEYQSIRMPLTSKQVLHSRKMGRMKQGLVLADGKVFDPKTATPQEYKDLQQKYMPGFSDLPYRV, from the exons aTGAGAGAGAGTAAGGGGAGGGCGGTGGTGGTGGGAGGGAGCATAGCCGGAGTAAGCGCCGTCCACTCGCTGTTATCGGCGGGATGGGAAGTGGTGGTGCTGGAGAAAACCACCGCTCCTCCTACCGGAAGTCCCACCGGCGCCGGCCTAGGCCTTGATCCTTTATCTCAATCAATTATCAAATCATGGCTTCCACACCAACAATCAGATCTTCTCCTCAACACTCACACCTTACCCCTCACAATCGATCAG AACCAAGCTACTGATGCAGAGAAGAAGATTAGCAGAGTGTTAGCCAGAGATGAGAGCTTCAATTTTAGGGCTGCGTATTGGTCGGATCTGCATAATCTTTTATACAATGCACTGCCTCCAGATATATTCTACTGGGGTCATGTATACCAATCCTTCAGTGTATCAGACGACAAGAACACAGTTAAAGTTCAAAGTAAAGTCGTTCAAACAGGCAATGTTGTTGAGTTTGAAGGCGATTTATTAGTTGCAGCAGATGGTTGTTTGTCTTCGATTCGCCAAGCTTTCCTCCCTGACCTTAAATTAAG GTACTCAGGGTACTGTGCTTGGAGAGGGGTGTTGGATCTTTCTAGTGATGAAAAATCAGATATTTTTGCCGGCCTGCAAAATGTTTATCAAGATCTCGGCAAGTGCCTGTACTTTGATTTAGGTTCTGGAACGCACTCCGTTTTTTATGAGCTTTTGAACAAGAAGATCAACTGGATATGGTACGTCAATCAACCTGAGCCACAACTTAAG GGGAATTCCGTAACTATGAAAGTAAGCAACGATATGATCAAGAAAATGCAGGAGGAAGCAGAGAAAACATGGGTTCCTGAACTCGTAAGAGTCATAAAAGAAACCAAAGAACCGTTTTTGAATGTCATATACGATTGTGACCCTCTGCAACAGATTGTTTGGGACCGTGTGGTGCTTATTGGAGACGCGGCTCACCCAACAACGCCACATGGTGTGAGGAGCACAAACATGTCGATCTTGGATGCAGCGGTTCTTGGTCAATGTCTCATGAAATCTGGGGTCGAGAAATTAGGCGTGTGTTTAGAAGAATATCAGTCCATTCGGATGCCTCTTACCTCGAAGCAAGTTTTGCATTCGAGAAAGATGGGTCGGATGAAACAGGGGCTGGTTTTGGCGGATGGGAAAGTTTTTGATCCCAAAACCGCTACTCCACAAGAATACAAAGATCTTCAACAGAAATATATGCCGGGATTCAGTGACCTGCCTTATAGGGTTTAA